The Thermoproteales archaeon genome segment ATTATTTTCGCGAAGTAGACAACTATGTTAGATTTTGTTCCCCGCAACCATTGCGCGACAGTGAGGTCGACTATTATCTCGTCGTCTAGTGGTGTATTTGTTTCGATCAACCAAGCTTTCAGACTCAAGCCAGGAAAACTCGCGGATACCATAGTCTTCTGGAACTATAATAGCGTAGTCCAGCGGACCATTAAACTTTAAAACGGTGGTAATGTTTAAGCAGCTCTCTCTTTTATCCAGCTTGGCCAGTAACCTACTTCCAGGCTTTATAGAATACTCTTTGGAGAGTAAAAACTTGACGTAGCTCCCATTGCTCTCTAATTTTCCTTTTACGATTTTCGCCCTATATGCCTTGACTAGCCTGTAAACGTCTACGTGGCTTGTAGACGTGTTGCCTATTTTAACGTATCCTCCATGAATTTCCAGCGCGTTTCCACATTCTAGAGCGTATTCCTCTACTATTACCTCTTTCCCGCCTTCAGCTATTAGGCTGGAAGTATAGGAGATTTCCCATCTTAAAAATCCAATGATGGAGTATGAAGATGCTAATAGTGAGACAAGTAATGCTATTTGTATAATTTTTGGGAATGTTTGTTCTCTGAAAAGTATTAATAAGAGGTTTAAAACTGTGTTATCTGGCAAGCCGGCTCTAGCTTTCTTTCTCATTCTACTAGCTGAGCAGTTTCAAAAGGCTATTCTGTAGAATGGTGAAGAGTTGAGGTACGATAATCCTAAGCATATAATATTTCGTTTATCTTTAAACCATTCTACTATCTTCTCATTCTCCCTCATTGATGCCTGTTAGATCCTTCTCTTTGCAATTTTAAGCCTATTTCATAGGCCCGTCTAAGCTTTTTCCTGTAGGGATTTTAGATTCTAGAAGGCTTTTATATATCTGTATTAGAGTTTTTGATTTAATAACTGTTAAGGTTTTGATTGCCAAATCTATAATCGTTCTCACGTGAGGACTGATTTTATACCATAATCATAGGCGGAGTGCCCTTTTCTTGGCAAGAATTAACTCGCTAATTTTAACCCCACGAGACATTCTATAAATCATAATTAATGTTTTAGATTTGTCTTTTTTAACATTTCTCAATAAGTTTGAACTGAGCGAATAAAATAACAATAATAATTTATTTCAGTGCCGATGTTTATTTTAGTCGTTTTTTTCCTCCTCTTTTTCCTTTTCTTTCTTTTCTTCCTCCTCTAGCTTTTTAAGCTCTTCTTCAAGTTCTTTCTCAATCTCCTCTATTGGCTTTGGAGGTGGTGTTGTTGCTAAAGTATACCCTATCCACGCCAATATCCCCAATACTCCAGCTATGGCTATGAAAGCTGTAAGCTGCAACAGTAGCATAGTATATTCCGTTAAGAAGAGAATGTAAGCGTATACTACTATCCCAGCGACCGAGCCCACGAGAAGACCCGCG includes the following:
- a CDS encoding transcriptional regulator, which translates into the protein MNKDQLIGAGLLVGSVAGIVVYAYILFLTEYTMLLLQLTAFIAIAGVLGILAWIGYTLATTPPPKPIEEIEKELEEELKKLEEEEKKEKEKEEEKND